One segment of Solanum stenotomum isolate F172 chromosome 1, ASM1918654v1, whole genome shotgun sequence DNA contains the following:
- the LOC125866443 gene encoding phosphatidylinositol 4-phosphate 5-kinase 6-like has protein sequence MNKEFSGILKACRDFTVKKATAKKRAKNIIFTTMSVAHVDDDLDAPGEVYYAEKVLNNGDIYTGKWSDNCPNGQGKYLWSDGCMYVGDWVKGKTMGKGKFSWPSGATYEGKFKNGYMDGEGTYTGCSNDTYRGSWVINMKHGKGTRDYVNGDHYEGEWRRGQPDGQGRYQWINGNQYIGQWRNGKMNGNGTMIWASGNRYDGSWEDGFPKGNGTFRWADGSFYVGIWSKDSREQSGTYYPSGSRTGTFDWDPQDVYSNDLLGCQISPGERISAYPSQKMVTWPCEGEFLQKLPIAKTPKANNARPKRNSVDGRLSNGDGSYSWGSETDAASNSVYSEQPRESSEESRSIRTDDSDNSRGFQPHCIKIQPNKKPGTTISKGHKNYDLMLNLQLGIRHSVGRPAPATSLDLRATAFDTKEKVWTKFPTEGSKHTPPHQSCEFKWKDYCPLVFRTLRKLFKVDPADYMISICGNDALRELSSPGKSGSFFYLTNDDKYMIKTLKKAEVKVLLGMLPAYYNHVRAFENTLVTKFFGLHCVKLTGPAQKKVRFVIMGNLFCTEYAIHRRFDLKGSSHGRVTEKSESQIDSTTTLKDLDLNFIFRLQKVWFQEFCRQVDRDCDFLEQERIMDYSLLVGVHFREVSGSGEPVTTETRNSGVRTPTANADQSGDVSTPRISRADMDLLFDPSGWASIRLGINMPAKAELTVRRSDFEAQLVGEPTGQYYDVIVFFSIIDILQNYDISKKLEHAYKAFQYDPTSISAVDPKQYSKRFRDFILQVFAEDT, from the exons ATGAACAAAGAATTTAGTGGCATTTTGAAAGCCTGTAGGGATTTCACAGTAAAGAAAGCAACTGCAAAGAAAAGAGccaaaaacatcatttttacAACAATGTCAGTGGCACATGTTGATGATGACCTTGATGCCCCTGGTGAGGTTTATTATGCAGAGAAAGTATTGAACAATGGGGATATTTATACGGGGAAATGGAGCGATAACTGCCCCAATGGACAGGGGAAGTATTTGTGGTCAGATGGTTGTATGTATGTTGGTGATTGGGTTAAAGGGAAGACAATGGGGAAGGGAAAGTTCAGTTGGCCTTCTGGTGCAACCTATGAAGGCAAGTTCAAGAATGGTTATATGGATGGTGAAGGGACTTATACAGGGTGCTCGAATGATACGTACAGAGGTTCTTGGGTGATCAATATGAAACATGGTAAAGGAACAAGGGATTATGTGAATGGAGATCATTATGAAGGAGAATGGCGTCGTGGGCAGCCAGATGGGCAAGGGAGATATCAATGGATCAATGGGAATCAATATATTGGACAATGGAGAAATGGGAAAATGAATGGTAATGGTACAATGATTTGGGCTAGTGGGAATAGGTATGATGGTTCTTGGGAAGATGGATTTCCTAAAGGGAATGGCACGTTTCGATGGGCAGATGGGAGTTTTTATGTTGGTATTTGGAGTAAGGATTCTAGGGAGCAGAGTGGGACTTATTATCCTTCAGGTTCACGAACAGGTACTTTCGATTGGGATCCTCAGGATGTGTATTCAAATGATCTACTAGGATGTCAGATTAGTCCAGGTGAAAGAATATCAGCTTACCCTTCCCAAAAGATGGTTACTTGGCCATGTGAAGGGGAATTTCTGCAGAAGTTGCCAATAGCAAAGACTCCAAAAGCAAATAATGCAAGGCCTAAGCGAAATTCTGTGGATGGGAGGTTGAGCAATGGAGATGGCAGCTACAGTTGGGGTTCAGAAACTGATGCAGCTTCAAACAGTGTATATTCAGAACAACCAAGAGAGTCAAGTGAAGAATCCAGAAGCATTCGAACTGATGATTCAGATAATTCAAGAGGATTTCAACCACATTGCATCAAAATTCAACCCAACAAGAAGCCAGGAACAACAATATCGAAAGGGCATAAAAACTATGACCTCATGCTTAATTTGCAGCTGGGAATAAG ACATTCTGTAGGAAGGCCTGCTCCAGCTACATCACTTGATCTCAGAGCTACAGCTTTTGACACGAAAGAAAAGGTGTGGACAAAGTTCCCTACAGAAGGATCCAAGCATACTCCTCCACACCAGTCGTGTGAGTTCAAGTGGAAGGATTACTGCCCGTTAGTTTTCAG GACCCTTAGGAAACTGTTTAAAGTGGATCCAGCTGATTACATGATATCTATATGTGGAAATGATGCACTTCGAGAGCTCTCATCCCCGGGAAAAAGTGGAAGCTTTTTTTACTTGACCAACGATGACAAGTACATGATCAAGACCTTAAAGAAGGCAGAAGTAAAA GTTCTTTTAGGAATGCTTCCAGCTTATTACAATCATGTTCGAGCATTTGAGAACACTCTAGTTACTAAATTTTTTGGCCTTCATTGTGTGAAATTGACTGGACCTGCCCAGAAGAAG GTTCGCTTTGTCATAATGGGGAACTTGTTCTGTACTGAGTATGCCATTCACAGACGTTTTGACTTGAAAGGTTCTTCCCATGGCCGCGTCACTGAGAAATCTGAATCTCAAATTGACTCCACTACTACTCTCAAGGACCTGGATCTCAATTTTATATTCAGGCTTCAGAAAGTTTGGTTCCAAGAGTTCTGCAG GCAAGTGGACCGCGACTGTGACTTCCTTGAACAGGAGAGAATTATGGACTACAGTCTTTTGGTTGGAGTTCACTTTCGAGAAGTTTCAGGTTCTGGTGAACCAGTCACAACTGAGACGCGTAATTCTGGAGTTCGGACTCCTACTG CTAATGCAGACCAGAGTGGTGATGTATCAACTCCTCGAATTTCCAGGGCTGACATGGATCTTCTTTTTGATCCTTCAGG GTGGGCTTCCATTAGATTGGGTATCAACATGCCAGCAAAGGCTGAATTAACAGTAAGAAGAAGCGATTTTGAGGCACAGCTAGTGGGAGAGCCTACAGGGCAGTATTATGATGTCATCGTATTCTTTAGTATAATCGATATACTACAGAATTATGACATTAGCAAGAAGCTGGAACATGCATATAAAGCATTTCAATATGATCCAACCTCAATCTCCGCAGTTGATCCCAAGCAGTATTCAAAACGTTTTCGGGACTTCATATTACAAGTTTTTGCAGAAGACACCTGA
- the LOC125866459 gene encoding uncharacterized protein LOC125866459 isoform X2, translating into MSSLSCQWLCGAYVYPSGRFFNLSSSNTSTSSLAGFTIYCSNSQFTPGLGPGSSKNDLKFVLHDALDASGVNTTHSRIAREGFCSQVRKLSNIERETSICINRGVDLGKAALHIAAEDDSLVSHSSVPLPVDDFLERLDHLSMGYCSRYSSSFTSSPEHFIHCLEKYLYVNKVLTHRSGSASLLSLLYSEILKMLRLWGFLSFDIEVFFPHDSSSTPRGYCKQKTKESDQSHVMTTQSLLEEMLKDLKDAFWPFQLDHTKSPFLRAARAANCSESTNDSDESAFELASVKAALHRLERGVWTSVRFGDMRRALSACERLILLQTDPKELRDYGALLYHCGFYKEALQYLTVYQDGQKESLDLIDNVEEEEALEKLMIRLNLILMEEGWSPPTDNKSFLRNNSEPW; encoded by the exons ATGAGTAGTTTGTCTTGTCAATGGCTTTGTGGAGCCTATGTCTATCCTTCTGGAAGATTCTTCAATCTCTCATCTTCCAACACTAGCACCTCCTCCCTTGCTGGCTTCACGATATATTGCAGCAATTCTCAATTTACTCCCGGACTCGGCCCCGGATCCTCGAAAAATGATCTCAAATTTGTTCTTCATGATGCTCTCGATGCGTCTGGTGTCAATACTACCCATTCCCGT ATAGCGAGAGAAGGCTTCTGCTCACAAGTTCgaaaattatcaaatattgAGAGAGAAACCAGTATTTGCATAAATAGAGGGGTTGATTTAGGAAAAGCTGCTCTTCATATAGCAGCTGAGGATGATTCCCTAGTTTCGCATTCCTCTGTTCCGCTCCCTGTTGATGATTTCTTGGAGAGATTGGATCATCTTTCAATGGGATACTGCTCGCGATATAGCTCTTCTTTTACATCCTCTCCGGAACACTTCATTCACTGTTTAGAAAAGTATTTGTACGTTAATAAG GTTTTAACTCATCGCAGTGGTTCTGCTTCACTACTTTCCCTTTTATACTCAGAGATATTGAAGATGCTGCGCTTGTGGGGatttttaagttttgatatTGAGGTTTTCTTCCCTCATGATTCTTCGAGCACACCTCGAGGCTACTGCaaacaaaaaactaaagaatCTGATCAATCACATGTCATGACTACACAATCATTGCTAGAGGAG ATGCTGAAAGATTTGAAGGATGCTTTCTGGCCATTTCAGCTTGATCATACTAAGAGTCCTTTCCTGAGAGCAGCACGAGCTGCCAACTGTTCAGAAAGTACCAATGATTCCGATGAAAG TGCATTCGAGCTTGCATCTGTCAAGGCTGCTCTGCATCGGCTAGAGCGTGGTGTTTGGACCAGTGTTCGTTTTGGGGACATGAGACGTGCACTCTCTG CATGTGAACGTCTTATCCTCTTGCAAACTGATCCAAAGGAATTGAGGGATTATGGCGCTCTACTCTACCATTGTGGATTTTATAAGGAAGCGCTCCAGTACCTCACAGTATACCAGGATGGTCAG AAGGAATCGCTTGATTTGATTGATAATGTGGAGGAAGAAGAAGCTCTGGAGAAATTAATGATTCGCCTTAACCTTATCTTGATGGAGGAAGGTTGGTCTCCCCCCACAGATAACAAAAGTTTCCTGCGCAACAACTCTGAGCCCTGGTAA
- the LOC125866459 gene encoding uncharacterized protein LOC125866459 isoform X1 — protein MSSLSCQWLCGAYVYPSGRFFNLSSSNTSTSSLAGFTIYCSNSQFTPGLGPGSSKNDLKFVLHDALDASGVNTTHSRIAREGFCSQVRKLSNIERETSICINRGVDLGKAALHIAAEDDSLVSHSSVPLPVDDFLERLDHLSMGYCSRYSSSFTSSPEHFIHCLEKYLYVNKGFRRTGATNQSEPRALYLHSVLTHRSGSASLLSLLYSEILKMLRLWGFLSFDIEVFFPHDSSSTPRGYCKQKTKESDQSHVMTTQSLLEEMLKDLKDAFWPFQLDHTKSPFLRAARAANCSESTNDSDESAFELASVKAALHRLERGVWTSVRFGDMRRALSACERLILLQTDPKELRDYGALLYHCGFYKEALQYLTVYQDGQKESLDLIDNVEEEEALEKLMIRLNLILMEEGWSPPTDNKSFLRNNSEPW, from the exons ATGAGTAGTTTGTCTTGTCAATGGCTTTGTGGAGCCTATGTCTATCCTTCTGGAAGATTCTTCAATCTCTCATCTTCCAACACTAGCACCTCCTCCCTTGCTGGCTTCACGATATATTGCAGCAATTCTCAATTTACTCCCGGACTCGGCCCCGGATCCTCGAAAAATGATCTCAAATTTGTTCTTCATGATGCTCTCGATGCGTCTGGTGTCAATACTACCCATTCCCGT ATAGCGAGAGAAGGCTTCTGCTCACAAGTTCgaaaattatcaaatattgAGAGAGAAACCAGTATTTGCATAAATAGAGGGGTTGATTTAGGAAAAGCTGCTCTTCATATAGCAGCTGAGGATGATTCCCTAGTTTCGCATTCCTCTGTTCCGCTCCCTGTTGATGATTTCTTGGAGAGATTGGATCATCTTTCAATGGGATACTGCTCGCGATATAGCTCTTCTTTTACATCCTCTCCGGAACACTTCATTCACTGTTTAGAAAAGTATTTGTACGTTAATAAG GGTTTCCGAAGGACTGGTGCGACAAATCAATCAGAGCCACGTGCTCTTTATCTTCACTCA GTTTTAACTCATCGCAGTGGTTCTGCTTCACTACTTTCCCTTTTATACTCAGAGATATTGAAGATGCTGCGCTTGTGGGGatttttaagttttgatatTGAGGTTTTCTTCCCTCATGATTCTTCGAGCACACCTCGAGGCTACTGCaaacaaaaaactaaagaatCTGATCAATCACATGTCATGACTACACAATCATTGCTAGAGGAG ATGCTGAAAGATTTGAAGGATGCTTTCTGGCCATTTCAGCTTGATCATACTAAGAGTCCTTTCCTGAGAGCAGCACGAGCTGCCAACTGTTCAGAAAGTACCAATGATTCCGATGAAAG TGCATTCGAGCTTGCATCTGTCAAGGCTGCTCTGCATCGGCTAGAGCGTGGTGTTTGGACCAGTGTTCGTTTTGGGGACATGAGACGTGCACTCTCTG CATGTGAACGTCTTATCCTCTTGCAAACTGATCCAAAGGAATTGAGGGATTATGGCGCTCTACTCTACCATTGTGGATTTTATAAGGAAGCGCTCCAGTACCTCACAGTATACCAGGATGGTCAG AAGGAATCGCTTGATTTGATTGATAATGTGGAGGAAGAAGAAGCTCTGGAGAAATTAATGATTCGCCTTAACCTTATCTTGATGGAGGAAGGTTGGTCTCCCCCCACAGATAACAAAAGTTTCCTGCGCAACAACTCTGAGCCCTGGTAA
- the LOC125866459 gene encoding uncharacterized protein LOC125866459 isoform X3 yields MSSLSCQWLCGAYVYPSGRFFNLSSSNTSTSSLAGFTIYCSNSQFTPGLGPGSSKNDLKFVLHDALDASGVNTTHSRIAREGFCSQVRKLSNIERETSICINRGVDLGKAALHIAAEDDSLVSHSSVPLPVDDFLERLDHLSMGYCSRYSSSFTSSPEHFIHCLEKYLYVNKGFRRTGATNQSEPRALYLHSVLTHRSGSASLLSLLYSEILKMLRLWGFLSFDIEVFFPHDSSSTPRGYCKQKTKESDQSHVMTTQSLLEEMLKDLKDAFWPFQLDHTKSPFLRAARAANCSESTNDSDESAFELASVKAALHRLERGVWTSVRFGDMRRALSGIEGLWRSTLPLWIL; encoded by the exons ATGAGTAGTTTGTCTTGTCAATGGCTTTGTGGAGCCTATGTCTATCCTTCTGGAAGATTCTTCAATCTCTCATCTTCCAACACTAGCACCTCCTCCCTTGCTGGCTTCACGATATATTGCAGCAATTCTCAATTTACTCCCGGACTCGGCCCCGGATCCTCGAAAAATGATCTCAAATTTGTTCTTCATGATGCTCTCGATGCGTCTGGTGTCAATACTACCCATTCCCGT ATAGCGAGAGAAGGCTTCTGCTCACAAGTTCgaaaattatcaaatattgAGAGAGAAACCAGTATTTGCATAAATAGAGGGGTTGATTTAGGAAAAGCTGCTCTTCATATAGCAGCTGAGGATGATTCCCTAGTTTCGCATTCCTCTGTTCCGCTCCCTGTTGATGATTTCTTGGAGAGATTGGATCATCTTTCAATGGGATACTGCTCGCGATATAGCTCTTCTTTTACATCCTCTCCGGAACACTTCATTCACTGTTTAGAAAAGTATTTGTACGTTAATAAG GGTTTCCGAAGGACTGGTGCGACAAATCAATCAGAGCCACGTGCTCTTTATCTTCACTCA GTTTTAACTCATCGCAGTGGTTCTGCTTCACTACTTTCCCTTTTATACTCAGAGATATTGAAGATGCTGCGCTTGTGGGGatttttaagttttgatatTGAGGTTTTCTTCCCTCATGATTCTTCGAGCACACCTCGAGGCTACTGCaaacaaaaaactaaagaatCTGATCAATCACATGTCATGACTACACAATCATTGCTAGAGGAG ATGCTGAAAGATTTGAAGGATGCTTTCTGGCCATTTCAGCTTGATCATACTAAGAGTCCTTTCCTGAGAGCAGCACGAGCTGCCAACTGTTCAGAAAGTACCAATGATTCCGATGAAAG TGCATTCGAGCTTGCATCTGTCAAGGCTGCTCTGCATCGGCTAGAGCGTGGTGTTTGGACCAGTGTTCGTTTTGGGGACATGAGACGTGCACTCTCTG GAATTGAGGGATTATGGCGCTCTACTCTACCATTGTGGATTTTATAA